The Naumovozyma castellii chromosome 2, complete genome sequence GGTTCAAACTGATAGTGAGAGTGTTAAGTAGGTTGGAGAAGGAGTCAATAGTGTATTATAGATTCGAACGGGAACAGAAAATGTGCAAGGCGTAGTGAAAAGGATGTGCAAGGAAAGAATGATGCCACAAGTGAATAACGTCAATATAATCGTTATGGTTTCCAGTTAACGTTAGTtaaactttgaaaaaaaattgcaAAGGCGGAGCAGAGAAAACGCGGAGAAGGAACAATAGTAAATTTGTACTCGAGATTACCTGCCATAACCGTCAGACTGAGCAGTAAAGAGGACACGATAGTCTATGTACTGCAACCGCAGTATTGAGTGACAGTTGGCTATGGCATGTGTGCTTGCTTCATTCTTTGTTGGAAAGGTTATTCAttgttgtttcaaaaaattcttgCAGGCAACCCTCAATTACGTATGTACAATAAAGATTATATAGAAGAAGGTGCAGTTGTAATGTGCCTCATCCTGCCGTAGTTGAGATTGgaaattaaattgaaattaatcaCTAATACATAATAGCAAcgaatttatttattgaagcCGCAAAGACTGTAGTATATAGAGTGGATAATATATTCGAATCGTTTGATCGCTTAGATACCCAACTTGGTTCTTCTCCAGTTTCTTCTCTTAGCATTGTAACGGATCTTGTTGTCAGTTCTCAATCTGATCCATTGTGGCAATGGTCTGTTTTGCTTTTGAGCCTTAGCTAATCTTTGCTTAGTTTTGAAGGATTTCTTGGCCTGTAATTAAAATGGAAAATCACAGAGTGATTACAAATTTCATGTTAGtataattgaattttggCGAAAGTCATCATTGGGAAATGTCTTAACGTATCTGAACTGGTACAGTATTTTTCCACTGTTTTCCACATCTTTCTTATCATATCTTCATGAGACGTTACCGTCAGGAAAGTTGCAACCACAGTAAAACAAAGATCCTCCACACATTCCAGTCCTAAATATAATCCACATCTTTTCTCATCAATGGTATTCTTTATCGTGGGtataaaatattgatacAAAAACCAGGTAAGTCTTTAGCCGTCATAGTTGTTGACACGTTCGTTTCCCAATCTTCTCGTTAAAGGTAGTTTTTCAGTAGTAACATACAGCCATCGTTGtctatcttcttcttaacTTACTTGGGGCAATACTGAAAATAGTCGTAATATCCAATATAAATTGATGTATAGTggatattgaatatatgGATGGATTGACAGTCCATCTGGTCTGCCTAACGTACCGCCTGGTGGGAAAAATTGCGGCGGCATTTTAGAAGGAAGTTTTCCTCGGTAAAAAAAActggaaagaaaattgtaaaaatttgaatttgaacCCAGACACGTCTCTTAATTACACCCATACCTCTAGAAACAGTCAcataaatatttaattgaaagCCTTCCTTCATTCCTAATTACAATACCAAATACGGTTTTGGGATGGAGAAGCTCGGCAAGAACACgttaattaattaatgaatttctttattgaGTATTTAGTAATTATAATACGATATAATAGAATGATTACttaaatgataatataTGAAGTGTAAGatacaagaacaacaaatattcttctcATAATCTTCTACCTCTTCTACCACCCTTCTTTCTGGTAGAATCAGATGGAACTGGGGTAACATCTTCGATACGACCAATTCTCAAACCGGATCTAGCCAAAGCTCTCAAAGCAGCTTGACCACCTGGACCTGGAGTCTTGGTTCTAGTACCACCAGTAGCTCTAATTTTAACATGGACAGCGGTAATACCAACTTCCTTACACTTAGCGGCAACATCTTGGGCAGCCAACATAGCAGCGTATGGAGAGGATTCATCTCTGTCAGCCTTAACCTTCATACCACCAGTAACTCTGCAGATGGTTTCCTTACCGGACAAATCGGTAACGTGGACGAAAGTATCGTTGAAAGAAGCGAAGATTCTAGCAACACCAAAAACTTGGGAAGCATCAC is a genomic window containing:
- the NCAS0B08460 gene encoding 60S ribosomal protein eL39 (ancestral locus Anc_1.148); amino-acid sequence: MAAKKSFKTKQRLAKAQKQNRPLPQWIRLRTDNKIRYNAKRRNWRRTKLGI
- the RPS14A gene encoding 40S ribosomal protein uS11 (ancestral locus Anc_1.146) → MASVVQARDASQVFGVARIFASFNDTFVHVTDLSGKETICRVTGGMKVKADRDESSPYAAMLAAQDVAAKCKEVGITAVHVKIRATGGTRTKTPGPGGQAALRALARSGLRIGRIEDVTPVPSDSTRKKGGRRGRRL